ACTGGGAGAGGTTATAGTAATCCTCGGAGCTGTACCGTTTACGGTAAAAGCTTTTGTAGAAGTAGCAACCCCTGTCGCTTCGTTTGTACTTATAACATTATTATAAACACTGGTAAGAGTGTAAGTATACGTTGAATACGTCACGCTATTCGGGTTACTCGCGAAGAATCTGTACTTAACCTTACCTCCGCTTGTGCCAAGAGACGGGTAAGCAATGTTTGAGACAATCTTATTATAAATCTCACCATTTGAATATATACCATCATTCCCAACCCCTGACTTCAGAGCCATCCCAAACTGTTCTGTAGTTGCAAACGTTAAATTATCGTCGAGATCAATCCACACCTGTACAGTTGTGGGAGGGTTATTGTTAAGATCTGTATATTTCACCTGTAACTCAACACTACCCAATGTGTTTATAGTATCAGCTTCAACACCGTCAGCAGTAAATCCTGTCTGCCCGCTGAATACTAAAGTTGGATCCCATGTCACCGTACTGTTTGATGCGACATCCTGCAAAAACGGACGTGTATAGTCTCTGAAGTATAATGTAGAATTTGTTGCACGAACATTCACCCCGCCGGTAACGCTTGTGGTATCAATATAAACATTATCAAAGGTATGTGTTATACCGTTAGCTGCGATATATGTCGCCGTGGTTCCGGGTTCAAGCGCAGTAATCCATATAGTAGCAGTATTTATTAACGGCGCGGAATTCAATCTCAAACCATTATTATTAACATAAGTAAATGTAGTAAACTGAATTTTATTGATCGTACCACCCAAAGCTAATCCGTAATAGAAACTATTATCCGCATTATCTTCAGACAATTTTCTGGTAATAACCGTAGGGTAACTGCTTGTCCCTGCGATTTCCATTGTACTTCCGGTACCATTAGTAAAATTCGCGCCTATATATTCCTGTTCAGAAAAATCTGAAAACTTAACCTGTTTCTGAACATTAGTATCTGTTGAGCCAGCTACTGTAACAAAAACATAATCTTCGCAGGGATTCGGCCCATCACCCTGGTGTGTGATACGCATCCTGATTTCTCCCTGGTCACTTGTATAATCCGTATCCGGTATAAGCCAATTCGTTTGATATCCCGAAACCGTACCTCTTACCTGCCAGCGGTTAAGAGAAGAATCGTAAGTCAACAACCAGACTTCACTTTTTGTTGTCGTACTTGTATTTATAGAACTTAGCACATGCCCGCCAGATGCATCATACCGCCTTGCGTTTGTACTGTAGGGATCATCAAACGCATTATTCCAGCCATACGCATATTTGTCATATGTATTATCCGTATAATTCCATTTAAGTACCGGCGTATGCCATGCATGACGTTCCTGTGGTAATGCAAAATTACCCCAGATATTTGTTAATCCCGGTGTATTATCATGTTTTTGGCTTATCACCCAGCTTTCAGCATGAGTAAACTCCTGTTTTTCAAGCGTATTTGCGAACTCAGTAGTGCTCTGGAGTAAACATCCTTTCATCCAAATCTGTGATTTATACCCCTGATTAATTTCGCCTTCAAGATAAATATCACCCCATAAATGCCCTGAATATGTTTCCTGAACACATAACGTTTCTGACGATTTATGGGAAGTAAACCCCGTCCGCCCATTATTTGTGGAATAGTTTACTATGAACATATTATCGTTAGCTTCGTACCGCACACGCATACCGCCGTTTATGTTGTTGAAACTATGATTTTGTGAGAGATAATTGTTATCCGAATCATACTCTAACGCGATTCCGTGTACAGGGTTGTTGTAACAATAATTCTTTATGATAACATTCTTATCCGCACTATAAAGATACACTCCTTCTTCCCCGGAACTACTCGACTGGTCGTGTATAGTATTTGAATCCAATAAGTTTTTATCGGAGTACATCATAACCACGCCATGAATCTTATTCCCATAGATATCGCATCTGCTGATAGTGTTCATATCAGAATTGTTCAGATACACACCATCGCCAATATTACCTCCCGAATTTGTTGAGATATAACAATGATAGATTTCACTTTTATTAGTCCCACTCAAAACAACGCCGGCAAAGGAATTGCCATACATAACACAGCTAGAAATACCCTGGTCATACCACTGGTGGTTAAGCTCAGAACAGTTTTTCAGATAAAATCCAACATACCCGTTTTTAGCTACGCAGTTATAGACATTGAATGCTTCACCTGAAGTGGTGCCTGTGACTTCTTCAACTAAAATACCGTAATTATCAGTGGTATCATACCCAAAACCTGTAAATACAGCATTTTTTAATTCAGTATTTGACCCGTCCAACATCCGCATATATGACCATGATGTCCCAGAAAAAGTTACACTTCTGCGTACAGAATCAAGGTCCGGTTTATTCGTATTCCCTGTAGCAGGATCTGCACCCCAGATATCCAGTGTCCCATAGTTTTTAATCCACCCCCCAGACACGTTTACTGTCATGGTGCTGGACAAGACATCATTTTTAAAATACGTATTACCCGTATTTTGCAGATAACTAAAATTCAATGTTATTTTAGAATTCCCGTTATATATATGCGTATCAAAAGTAGCATTTTTCGGTACAGTGATCTGATACCCCGATGCGTTAATGGTAATATCAACATCAGAATTCTTTGCATATAATTTAAAATCATTACCTACATCGTCATACATCTGTATGTCCTGGCAAGTAAGATTAATAGTTGACGCTTTACTTGCGTCTATGATAAAATCAGCATTTGAATTTTCATTCCATACAATATCCCCAAGAATACTAATGTTATAAATTGCGCCAGCATGAGTTATACTTGCGCAAAACAGATCATAATTAGAACTCAACCCAAGGCCTGCGCAAGAAAGCTTGAAAATATTATTTGTAGCTAGCGTATTCATCAGTATCTGCGATTGAGCATTCATCGTTATCGCACCATTTACAGTCAAGGTGCTACCATTAACACCATCCGGCCGGAAAATAATTTTTGCTCCTGATTGCAAGCTTATAGATTCACATTTACATTCTGTAAACGAGTCAATGTACAACGTAAACCCTGAACCAACCTCAACGCTATTCGCTGCAGTTGGAACTACTCCGTTTTCCCATGCAAGGCCTCCGCTATCATTCCAATTTGCAGAAGTTGTATTTGTTGAAGTTCGGATGGAAAAAGCATTTGTTACAAAAAACAGGCACAAAAATATTGGAAAAACAACACAACTGCGAAGAACGCTTTTCTTAATGATTGAACACATACTATCGCGCATATTGTCTCCTAAACATTAATATTAATATATATATTTATTTAAGATACAATATAATCGCCGATTGTGTCAAGTTTTTTGTTTGAATAATAACACAAAATACGCTGCCGCAACAATAAACGGGCCAAAGGGTATTGGCTCGTCCTTATCCAACCGCTTAAATATAATCATTGAAATCCCCACTGCAGCACCCATACATGACGCAATGAAAAGAGTAACAAGGCTTGAATATATACCGATAAACCCCGCAATTGCAGCCATAAGTTTGACATCTCCACCGCCCATAGACTCCTTCTTCAACAATAACTCGCCAAGTACCGCGATTAAGTACATCCCACCGCCTACCGAAAATATGGAGAGGACTGCATATATAATTGAATACCAAATTGTATTACCTGTACTCATATCAAATATCTGTGACACAATAAACTGCACATCATTCAAAATAAAAGGATTGAACACAGCTAGGATTAATGATATGACAATTAAACTCAAACTCAGTACATCCGGAATTATCTTATGATAAAAATCAATACCGCCAATAATGATAAAGAAAACGGTTAACAAAGACGAAAACACCAGTTCAGTGCTCACACCAAATTTTTTGTATAAAAGAAACAGTGCCAGGCAGGTCAATAACTCGACGACAAAATACTGTACAGATATTTTTTCATTGCAATCCGCACATTTGCCCTTTAATAAAATATAACTCAATAACGGGATATTATGATACCACCGTATATTTTTCCCGCAGTTCGGGCACTTTGATCCCGGGAAAATGACTGATTCCTCACGAGGTATGCGCCAGATACAAACATTAGTAAAACTTCCCAGTATCAATCCTATTAAAATTACGTATACATCCAACATATATTTTTTCACCAAGCAGAAACAGACGCTTTTTTAGTATCTGTATGGCTGCACGCTACAATCACCAGTCCATCATCCCCTCCACCGCCATTACCACCGTACACCCATCCTGACGAATCGTCATTAAACTCAATAATATTATTTTCAATAAGATCATATTGAACATCTGTCTTATCCTTATGATTATACGCTCCGATACGCATTGTTGGAAGGATATCCAAATAATCCGGTATTATTGCGTTCAAAGTTTCCGGATGCAGCATTTCATTATTTACATAATACAGCCTCATTGAACTTCTAAGGATACCGAGATTACCTTTTGTAGACGCCTCTTTTGCTCGACGGATGGTATCACTTAACTGCGGAGTTATTATTGTCATTACTATAGCTAATAATGCCAAAACCAGCATTAGTTCAATCAACGAAAATCCTTGAGTATAGAAACATTTTTTGTTCATTGCTTATGATTATATAACAAAAAAGAAACCCTAGCAACTATTAATTGCCAGGGTTTCCTTTTTTCTAAGTTCTTACTCTTACCAGCTGCTAATCTGCCGGTTCTTCGTATCAGTATGCGTGCAGCACACCGCTACCTTCCCGTCATCACCACGATTGTTTACGCCGCGACTTCCATACACATATGCTGCAGGATAATCGCTTGCTAAATCGATGTCATCATCATCAGTAGCATCAGCGACAACCGAATTTGCATCAGCATGGCTGAATGCACCAATCTTAACCATCGGAATATCGTCTAGATACTTATGATCCGGAGTAGCATCTAATACCGCCTCAGATGTTGCTGTAGTGTCGACTAAGTTATAGAGATATGCCGGATTCATACCTTCATTCTCGCCATAATAAATCTGGATGGCTGAACGGATAGATCCGAGATTCCCTTTTGTCGCACCTTCTTTTGAATTACGAATAAGATCAGCGAACTTCGGTACCGCTACTGCAGCAAGAATACCGATGATAGCAACAACTATCATGAGTTCGATAAGAGTGAACCCTTTTGATTTTTTAAACATTAAATACTCACCTCCTCCAAGTTATAGACATCTGCTGGCATCCAGCAGTCATAAATACTTTAGCACAAAATGACTGTATTGTCAACTAAAAAATAAATATTTATTCAGCACTGCTAACAATACTGCTCATGGATAACATCGGCATCAGCATTGCCACAACTATAGCACCCAGTGTTATACCAAGGAAGACCATTATCATAGGTTCCAGCATTCCCATCATAGCACTGACGGCAACATCCACTTCCTGATCATAAAAGTCCGCAATCTTGTTTAACATAGTATCCAGGTTACCTGTTTCTTCCCCTACAGAAATCATCTGGATAACCATAGGCGGAAATATACCGGATGCCTTGAGAGGGTCAGCTATTTTAGTCCCTTCACGCACAGAATCACGGATTTTTAGTACAGCATTCTCAATAATTTTATTTCCGGCAGTATTAGCCACGGTTTCCATTGCCTGCATAATAGGTACGCCTGATTTTAACAAAGTACCCATTGTACGGCAAAACTTTGCAATCGCAGTTTTTCTCTGGACATCACCGATTACCGGCATCTTTAATAATATATCATCAATAACCAAAGTTCCCTGAGGCGTTTTGTACCAATTCTGCAGCCCAATAACTATCGCTGCAGGTACACCTATTATTACCAACACATTTTTTTGCATAAAATCAGATGTTGCCAACAGAAAACTGGTCATAAAAGGCAATTCCGCGCCAAAACTGTCAAATATACCTTTGAATGTAGGCATAACTCCTACCATAAGAAAAATAACAATAACAAACGCAATCACAACGATAACGGCTGGATACGTCATCGCGCCTTTAATTCTTCCACTCAACGCTTCCGCTGCTTCAAGATAGGCAGACAACCTGTCCAGTATAGCATCTAGTACACCGCCAATCTCCCCAGCATTAATCATTGATACATACAAATTTGTGAATGTTTCCGGATGCCGTCTCATTGCTTCAGAAATAGAAATCCCGCTCTCAATATCATCCCTTACCGTACAAATAACTTTCCTAAAAGTAGCGTTTTCTAATTGTTCACCCAAAATTGTCAACCCTTGAACTAACGGCACCCCTGCGGATACCATAGTTGACAATTGCCGTGAAAACAATACCATGTCTTTAGTAGTAACTTTCTCACGGAAAGGATTATTTTTTTGTATAAACGTTGCAATAGCATTTTCTTCAATCTGCTTAATTTCTGTGACAATAAGTTTTTGTTTTTTAAGGTTCTCTACGGCAATACGCTGTTCCGCAGCTTCGATAACACTTGTTACAATATTACCATTAACCGC
Above is a window of Elusimicrobiota bacterium DNA encoding:
- a CDS encoding prepilin peptidase, yielding MLDVYVILIGLILGSFTNVCIWRIPREESVIFPGSKCPNCGKNIRWYHNIPLLSYILLKGKCADCNEKISVQYFVVELLTCLALFLLYKKFGVSTELVFSSLLTVFFIIIGGIDFYHKIIPDVLSLSLIVISLILAVFNPFILNDVQFIVSQIFDMSTGNTIWYSIIYAVLSIFSVGGGMYLIAVLGELLLKKESMGGGDVKLMAAIAGFIGIYSSLVTLFIASCMGAAVGISMIIFKRLDKDEPIPFGPFIVAAAYFVLLFKQKT
- a CDS encoding type II secretion system protein, with the translated sequence MNKKCFYTQGFSLIELMLVLALLAIVMTIITPQLSDTIRRAKEASTKGNLGILRSSMRLYYVNNEMLHPETLNAIIPDYLDILPTMRIGAYNHKDKTDVQYDLIENNIIEFNDDSSGWVYGGNGGGGDDGLVIVACSHTDTKKASVSAW
- a CDS encoding type II secretion system protein — translated: MFKKSKGFTLIELMIVVAIIGILAAVAVPKFADLIRNSKEGATKGNLGSIRSAIQIYYGENEGMNPAYLYNLVDTTATSEAVLDATPDHKYLDDIPMVKIGAFSHADANSVVADATDDDDIDLASDYPAAYVYGSRGVNNRGDDGKVAVCCTHTDTKNRQISSW
- a CDS encoding type II secretion system F family protein, which gives rise to MPKFNYKARAVNGNIVTSVIEAAEQRIAVENLKKQKLIVTEIKQIEENAIATFIQKNNPFREKVTTKDMVLFSRQLSTMVSAGVPLVQGLTILGEQLENATFRKVICTVRDDIESGISISEAMRRHPETFTNLYVSMINAGEIGGVLDAILDRLSAYLEAAEALSGRIKGAMTYPAVIVVIAFVIVIFLMVGVMPTFKGIFDSFGAELPFMTSFLLATSDFMQKNVLVIIGVPAAIVIGLQNWYKTPQGTLVIDDILLKMPVIGDVQRKTAIAKFCRTMGTLLKSGVPIMQAMETVANTAGNKIIENAVLKIRDSVREGTKIADPLKASGIFPPMVIQMISVGEETGNLDTMLNKIADFYDQEVDVAVSAMMGMLEPMIMVFLGITLGAIVVAMLMPMLSMSSIVSSAE